From the genome of Flavobacterium ovatum, one region includes:
- a CDS encoding O-methyltransferase: MHFLSQDLEDYIEQHSEKEPALLAALNKETYQKILLPRMLSGHFQGRVLSMLSKLIRPVNILEIGTYTGYSALCLCEGIQENGVLHTIDIKEELVDFQRKHFDKSPWGAQIVQHLGEATDIIPTLNEKFDLVFIDADKENYINYFEMIVPKMNKGGIILSDNVLWSGKVVQEIHPNDISTQILVKYNNLLRDDTRVETVLLPIRDGLTVSRVL; the protein is encoded by the coding sequence ATGCATTTCCTCTCCCAAGATTTAGAAGATTATATCGAACAACATTCTGAAAAAGAACCTGCTTTACTAGCGGCACTAAATAAAGAAACCTATCAAAAAATTTTACTTCCAAGAATGCTTAGCGGTCATTTTCAAGGTCGGGTTTTAAGTATGCTTTCTAAATTAATCCGTCCTGTGAATATTCTTGAAATAGGCACTTATACAGGTTATTCTGCATTGTGTTTATGTGAAGGAATACAGGAAAACGGTGTCTTGCATACGATTGACATCAAGGAAGAGTTAGTTGATTTTCAACGCAAACATTTTGACAAATCACCTTGGGGAGCTCAAATCGTTCAACATCTTGGCGAAGCGACTGACATCATCCCTACTTTGAATGAAAAATTCGATTTGGTTTTTATTGATGCTGACAAGGAAAACTACATCAACTATTTTGAAATGATTGTTCCTAAAATGAATAAAGGCGGAATTATCCTTTCGGACAATGTATTATGGAGCGGAAAGGTGGTTCAAGAAATTCACCCCAATGACATCAGTACACAAATATTAGTGAAATACAACAATTTACTAAGAGACGATACAAGAGTAGAAACGGTTTTATTGCCGATACGTGATGGTTTGACGGTGAGTAGAGTGTTATAA
- the pepE gene encoding dipeptidase PepE, with protein sequence MKNVLIASTSTVHGEKHLEYLLPELTLLFQKCKTILFIPYARPGGISHNDYTKIAAQTFAKINLNVKGIHEFKDPTAAIEGAEGIFTGGGNTFLLVSQLYSNQIMSKLSEVVKKGTPYLGTSAGSNICGLSMQTTNDMPIVYPPSFQTLGLIPFNINPHYLDTEKQSTHMGETRETRINEFHAFNTIPVLGLREGSWLEVKNNKITLKGNLTARLFRKGEHPTELESDSNLTDLK encoded by the coding sequence ATGAAGAACGTACTTATCGCCAGCACCTCAACAGTACACGGCGAAAAACATTTAGAATACTTACTCCCTGAATTAACCCTTCTTTTCCAAAAATGCAAAACAATTCTTTTTATTCCTTACGCTCGTCCTGGCGGCATCTCACATAATGACTATACCAAAATTGCGGCACAAACTTTTGCCAAAATCAATCTTAATGTAAAAGGAATTCATGAGTTCAAAGATCCAACTGCAGCTATTGAAGGAGCTGAAGGTATTTTTACAGGGGGAGGAAATACGTTTTTATTAGTTTCTCAATTGTATTCAAATCAAATTATGAGCAAACTATCTGAAGTAGTAAAAAAAGGAACACCCTACTTAGGCACTAGCGCAGGAAGCAATATTTGCGGCCTAAGCATGCAAACTACTAATGACATGCCTATTGTTTACCCACCAAGTTTTCAAACCTTAGGATTAATCCCATTTAACATCAATCCACATTACCTAGATACCGAAAAACAATCTACACACATGGGAGAGACCCGAGAAACTAGAATTAATGAATTTCACGCCTTCAATACTATTCCCGTTTTAGGCTTAAGAGAAGGAAGTTGGCTTGAGGTCAAAAACAACAAAATCACTTTGAAAGGAAACTTAACGGCACGTCTTTTTAGAAAAGGAGAACATCCAACCGAACTGGAAAGCGACAGTAACTTAACCGATTTAAAATAA
- the dnaG gene encoding DNA primase has protein sequence MISKSTIDTVFETARVEEVIGDFVQLKRAGSNFKGLSPFSDERSPSFMVSPAKGIWKDFSSGKGGNSVAFLMEHEHFTYPEAIRYLAKKYNIEIEETEQTNEEKANMDARESMYLVSEFAKNYFHSTLLKSEEGKSIGLSYFKERGFTNETIEKFSLGYSPETWDAFTKEALGKGYQLEYLESTGLTIPRDDRPFDRFKGRVMFPIQSMSGRTLGFGGRILTNDKKAAKYLNSPESDLYHKSKVLYGIFQAKQAIAKLNNCYLVEGYTDVIQFNQSGIENVVASSGTALTPDQIRLVNRLTKNITVLFDGDAAGLRASIRGIDLILEEGMNVKVCTFPDGEDPDSFAKKTSYDDLVAYLENNAKDFIQFKASLLMNEAKNDPIKKADLIRDMVQSISKIPDRIQREIYIQECSRIMDISEQVLVSTLAQLTQKDIAEVEKKTKKEQKSFEVVKNENPESLEKVDVLYRLERKIIEILLLYGNKEEEFEDTFMKANEEGEIVNVTEKKRLKVFYRIYLSLQEDEVELANPLFRGVFNDLINHYLQNESFSLEQYLMHLPAEYAQEVTDILMEDEKLVMHNWEEQNIFPKSKNDTIAQNVNETILTLRWYLVGGIIEELKNSISSDADNTESISMIMDYNTLTNAFSKKLGRVMSRFS, from the coding sequence TTGATTTCTAAATCTACCATAGATACCGTATTTGAAACTGCTCGTGTTGAGGAAGTTATTGGCGATTTTGTACAATTAAAACGTGCAGGAAGTAATTTTAAAGGCTTGAGTCCATTCTCTGATGAGCGCTCTCCGTCCTTTATGGTTTCACCCGCTAAGGGGATTTGGAAGGATTTTAGTTCTGGAAAAGGCGGAAATTCAGTTGCCTTCCTGATGGAACATGAACACTTTACTTATCCTGAGGCTATACGATATTTGGCCAAAAAATACAATATTGAAATAGAAGAAACAGAGCAAACGAATGAGGAAAAGGCAAATATGGATGCTCGTGAAAGTATGTATCTAGTTTCTGAATTTGCTAAAAATTATTTTCATTCAACCTTATTAAAGTCAGAAGAAGGAAAATCCATAGGTTTATCTTATTTTAAAGAACGAGGTTTTACAAATGAAACGATTGAGAAATTTAGTTTAGGATATTCACCTGAAACTTGGGACGCCTTTACTAAAGAAGCCTTGGGGAAAGGATATCAGTTAGAATATCTTGAAAGTACAGGATTAACTATTCCTAGAGATGATAGACCTTTTGATCGATTCAAAGGACGTGTGATGTTTCCTATTCAAAGTATGTCTGGGAGAACCTTAGGTTTTGGTGGTCGAATTTTAACCAATGATAAAAAGGCGGCCAAGTACCTTAACTCGCCTGAAAGTGATCTCTACCACAAGAGTAAAGTTTTGTATGGTATTTTTCAAGCCAAACAAGCGATTGCAAAACTAAATAATTGTTATTTGGTTGAAGGGTATACAGATGTAATTCAGTTCAATCAATCTGGAATTGAGAACGTGGTAGCTTCTTCTGGAACTGCTTTGACGCCAGATCAAATTAGGCTAGTTAATAGATTAACAAAAAATATTACAGTACTTTTTGATGGTGATGCAGCGGGACTACGTGCTTCTATTCGTGGAATCGATTTAATTCTGGAAGAAGGAATGAATGTCAAAGTCTGTACTTTTCCAGATGGAGAAGATCCGGATAGTTTTGCTAAAAAAACTTCCTATGATGATTTAGTAGCTTATTTAGAAAATAATGCTAAGGATTTTATTCAGTTCAAAGCTTCGCTTTTGATGAATGAGGCAAAGAATGATCCGATTAAAAAAGCCGACTTGATCCGAGATATGGTTCAAAGTATCTCTAAGATTCCAGATCGCATTCAGCGCGAAATTTACATACAGGAATGTTCCCGCATTATGGATATTTCAGAGCAAGTTTTGGTGAGTACTTTGGCTCAGTTAACTCAGAAAGATATTGCTGAAGTGGAGAAAAAAACTAAAAAAGAACAAAAGTCTTTTGAGGTTGTTAAAAATGAAAACCCAGAGTCATTAGAGAAAGTTGATGTGCTGTATCGATTAGAACGTAAAATTATTGAAATTTTATTGTTATATGGGAATAAAGAAGAAGAGTTTGAAGACACATTTATGAAAGCCAATGAAGAAGGGGAAATTGTAAATGTGACGGAGAAAAAAAGACTTAAAGTTTTCTATAGAATTTATCTGAGTCTTCAAGAAGATGAAGTAGAACTTGCAAATCCATTATTTAGAGGAGTTTTTAATGATTTAATTAATCATTATTTGCAAAACGAAAGCTTTAGTTTAGAACAATATTTGATGCATTTACCAGCTGAGTATGCGCAAGAAGTAACTGATATTTTAATGGAGGATGAGAAGCTAGTCATGCACAATTGGGAGGAACAAAATATTTTTCCGAAATCAAAGAATGATACTATTGCTCAAAATGTTAACGAAACCATTTTAACACTGAGGTGGTATTTGGTAGGTGGTATTATAGAGGAATTAAAAAACTCCATATCATCTGATGCAGATAATACGGAGTCTATTTCAATGATTATGGATTATAATACTCTTACTAATGCTTTTTCTAAAAAATTAGGAAGAGTAATGTCTCGTTTTAGTTAG
- a CDS encoding polyprenyl synthetase family protein, producing the protein MNVTSQIKQPIFDEMELFEKKFHESMTSQVALLNRITYYIVNRKGKQMRPMFVFLCAKMVSEGTVNERTYRGASVIELIHTATLVHDDVVDDSNRRRGFFSINALWKNKIAVLVGDYLLSKGLLLSIDNGDFDLLKIISVAVREMSEGELLQIEKARRLDITEAVYYEIIRKKTATLIAACCALGAKSVIDDDFQVENIRKFGELIGMAFQIKDDLFDYSEEAIGKPTGIDIKEQKMTLPLIHVLNTCTSKEKSWLINSIKNHNKDKKRVKEVIAFVKDNNGLDYAEKKMIAFQQEALSLIENYPNSEYKKSLILMVNYVIERKK; encoded by the coding sequence ATGAATGTTACTTCCCAAATAAAACAACCCATCTTTGATGAGATGGAACTTTTTGAAAAAAAGTTCCACGAGTCTATGACTTCACAAGTGGCCTTACTTAATAGAATTACTTATTATATTGTAAATCGTAAAGGAAAACAAATGCGTCCGATGTTTGTTTTTTTATGTGCCAAGATGGTTTCAGAAGGAACAGTTAATGAACGAACGTATCGAGGAGCGAGTGTAATTGAGCTCATTCATACCGCAACTTTGGTTCATGATGATGTTGTGGATGATAGCAATCGCCGACGTGGTTTTTTTTCCATTAATGCGCTTTGGAAAAATAAAATTGCTGTTTTAGTTGGAGATTACTTACTCTCCAAAGGATTGTTGCTTTCTATCGATAATGGAGATTTTGATTTACTGAAAATTATTTCAGTAGCAGTACGTGAAATGAGCGAGGGTGAATTACTTCAAATAGAAAAAGCCCGCCGACTGGATATTACTGAGGCAGTCTATTATGAGATTATCCGAAAAAAGACAGCTACACTTATTGCTGCTTGTTGTGCCCTTGGAGCAAAATCAGTTATTGATGATGATTTTCAAGTAGAAAACATTCGGAAATTTGGAGAATTAATTGGAATGGCATTTCAAATCAAAGATGATTTGTTCGATTATTCTGAAGAAGCCATCGGGAAACCTACAGGTATTGATATCAAAGAGCAAAAGATGACTTTACCACTGATTCATGTTTTAAACACGTGTACTTCTAAAGAGAAATCATGGCTCATTAATTCGATAAAAAACCACAATAAGGACAAAAAACGAGTTAAAGAAGTCATTGCATTTGTAAAAGATAATAATGGTTTAGATTATGCTGAAAAAAAAATGATTGCTTTTCAGCAAGAAGCCCTTTCCCTAATTGAAAATTACCCCAATTCTGAATATAAAAAATCATTAATTTTAATGGTTAATTATGTTATTGAAAGGAAAAAATAA
- a CDS encoding response regulator transcription factor, whose protein sequence is MKNSKKNIVLIEDDYALGESIVDLLILSNFNVKWFKNGYEAFVYLESVLPDLIISDLLMPVMGGEALFLKIRNNNNFSTIPFVIITASKDDETKFRQLENGVNDYIMKPFKTRELILKINNILNLKSQIEKKNRPDPFSKVTIKLSEKDFLLSVNIILAKNIKGEIDIQELSNRLHISKSTLDKKIRKRTNKNISQYIREFKLDYALKLISLGERNVQFLVDQSGFNSLSYFSTSFKKYVGLTPRDYIKTI, encoded by the coding sequence GTGAAAAATTCTAAAAAAAACATAGTTCTAATTGAAGATGATTATGCATTAGGTGAGTCAATTGTTGATTTACTGATTTTAAGTAATTTTAATGTGAAGTGGTTTAAAAATGGTTATGAAGCATTTGTGTATTTAGAAAGTGTTTTGCCGGATCTTATTATAAGTGACTTACTGATGCCTGTTATGGGAGGGGAAGCATTGTTTTTAAAAATCAGAAATAATAATAATTTCAGTACTATTCCTTTCGTAATTATTACTGCTAGTAAAGATGATGAAACTAAATTTAGGCAACTAGAAAATGGGGTTAACGACTATATTATGAAGCCATTTAAAACACGAGAATTAATATTAAAAATCAATAATATTCTTAACTTAAAATCGCAAATTGAGAAAAAAAATAGACCTGATCCTTTTTCAAAAGTTACAATAAAGTTATCTGAAAAAGATTTTCTATTATCGGTTAATATTATTTTGGCAAAAAACATAAAAGGTGAAATTGATATTCAAGAATTATCAAATCGGCTTCATATAAGTAAATCTACTTTAGATAAAAAAATCAGAAAGCGTACTAATAAAAATATAAGTCAATATATTAGAGAATTCAAATTAGATTATGCTTTGAAATTAATTTCGTTAGGAGAAAGAAATGTTCAGTTTTTAGTTGATCAGTCTGGTTTTAATTCTTTGTCATATTTCTCAACCAGTTTTAAGAAATATGTAGGCTTGACTCCAAGAGATTATATCAAAACGATTTAA
- a CDS encoding twin-arginine translocase TatA/TatE family subunit, translating to MFGIGGGELVFIMFIVLMLFGADKVPEIARTLGKTIAQVKNATNDIKSEIHKGIEDNGLDAKSLTDMSGSINSKINKATEDVLGDTVTQANKIKEDIEDVSGPVKRQM from the coding sequence ATGTTTGGTATAGGTGGAGGAGAATTAGTTTTTATTATGTTTATAGTGTTAATGCTTTTTGGTGCGGATAAAGTACCTGAAATAGCACGTACGCTAGGTAAAACAATTGCGCAGGTGAAAAATGCGACCAATGATATCAAAAGTGAAATTCATAAAGGGATAGAGGACAACGGTCTTGATGCTAAATCTTTAACGGATATGTCTGGAAGTATTAATTCTAAAATTAATAAAGCCACTGAGGATGTTTTAGGAGATACTGTTACGCAGGCTAATAAAATCAAGGAAGATATCGAAGACGTGTCTGGTCCAGTAAAACGTCAAATGTAA
- a CDS encoding phosphatase PAP2 family protein, translating into MIEKLLSLDTQLLIFLNGLGSETYDGLWLFITKQTNWIPLFLFLLYLLYKKIGGKQTLYVLLFMAVLITWSDQVTNLFKYGFERLRPCSNPEINTTIRVVKSSNSFSFFSGHAATSMATMMFLYEILRTYYKHSYLIFLWSLIFAYSRIYLGLHYPIDILCGFLFGLLSGYVIFKIYKIVQVKYFPIV; encoded by the coding sequence ATGATTGAAAAGTTACTTTCTCTAGATACCCAATTACTGATTTTTCTTAACGGCTTGGGTTCAGAAACTTATGATGGTCTTTGGTTGTTTATAACGAAACAAACAAATTGGATTCCATTATTTTTATTTCTTTTATACCTTCTTTATAAGAAAATTGGAGGTAAACAAACACTGTATGTTTTGTTATTTATGGCTGTTTTGATTACATGGTCAGATCAGGTGACCAATTTATTCAAGTACGGATTTGAACGGTTACGTCCTTGCAGTAATCCTGAAATCAATACTACAATTCGAGTAGTGAAATCAAGTAATTCCTTTAGTTTCTTCTCAGGACATGCAGCCACTAGTATGGCAACAATGATGTTTCTTTATGAAATATTACGAACGTACTACAAGCATAGTTATTTGATTTTTTTATGGTCTTTAATTTTTGCGTATAGTAGGATTTACTTAGGCTTACATTATCCAATAGATATTTTGTGCGGCTTTTTATTCGGCCTCTTGTCTGGTTATGTGATTTTCAAGATTTACAAAATAGTACAAGTGAAATATTTTCCAATAGTTTAG
- the rlmN gene encoding 23S rRNA (adenine(2503)-C(2))-methyltransferase RlmN translates to MQIEKKDIRALSKEQLRDFFVANGDKSFRGNQVYEWLWSKGAHSFDDMTNLAKDTRAMLESNYVINHIKVDTMQRSEDGTVKNAVRLHDGLVVESVLIPTKTRTTACVSSQVGCSLDCNFCATARLKRMRNLEPAEIYDQVVAIDRESKLYYNHPLSNIVFMGMGEPLMNYNNVMKAIEMITSEEGLGMSPKRIMVSTSGIPKMIKKLADDDVKFKLAVSLHSAIDEIRARIMPFSANFPLADLRESLEYWYRKTKSKISYEYVVWKGINDNQESVDALVKFCKYVPCKVNLIEYNPIDDGEFQQASEEATNAYIKGLQNIGIVVKVRRSRGKDIDAACGQLANKEA, encoded by the coding sequence ATGCAAATAGAGAAAAAAGACATACGAGCTTTAAGTAAAGAACAATTGCGAGATTTTTTTGTTGCCAATGGCGATAAATCGTTTCGCGGTAATCAAGTCTATGAATGGTTGTGGAGCAAAGGAGCACATAGTTTTGATGATATGACTAATCTTGCCAAAGATACAAGAGCCATGTTAGAGTCAAATTATGTGATTAATCACATCAAAGTGGATACTATGCAAAGGTCTGAGGACGGGACAGTTAAAAATGCCGTTCGTTTACATGATGGACTAGTAGTTGAATCTGTTTTGATTCCAACTAAAACAAGGACTACCGCTTGTGTTTCTAGTCAAGTGGGCTGTAGTTTAGATTGTAATTTTTGTGCAACTGCTCGTTTGAAAAGAATGCGTAATCTTGAACCGGCCGAGATTTATGATCAAGTTGTTGCCATAGATAGAGAAAGTAAATTATACTACAATCATCCGCTTTCTAATATTGTTTTTATGGGAATGGGTGAGCCTTTAATGAATTACAATAATGTAATGAAGGCGATTGAAATGATTACCTCTGAGGAAGGTTTGGGGATGTCTCCGAAACGAATTATGGTTTCGACTTCTGGTATTCCTAAAATGATTAAAAAACTAGCTGATGATGATGTGAAATTTAAATTAGCAGTTTCCTTACACTCGGCTATTGATGAAATTAGAGCACGAATCATGCCTTTTAGTGCTAATTTTCCTTTAGCAGATTTAAGAGAATCGTTAGAGTATTGGTATCGAAAAACAAAATCAAAAATTTCCTACGAGTATGTTGTTTGGAAAGGAATTAATGATAATCAGGAATCGGTAGATGCTTTGGTTAAATTTTGCAAATACGTTCCTTGTAAAGTGAACTTGATTGAGTATAATCCTATTGATGACGGTGAGTTTCAACAAGCATCTGAAGAAGCCACGAATGCATATATTAAAGGATTACAAAATATAGGTATCGTTGTAAAAGTAAGGCGTAGTAGAGGAAAAGATATTGATGCCGCTTGTGGTCAACTGGCAAATAAAGAAGCTTAA
- a CDS encoding response regulator → MNKNRILIIDDELNIRETINELLILKNYDTRTAINGQIGLDILENWTPDLIICDIMMPVMDGYSFQKIVHDDKLLSSIPFIFLTAKNENNLMRKCLINGADDFLTKPFKTGDLLKTIETKIDKFKKIKNTTNLYIGNKNHFSHEINTPLNSIIGSIDLLIKYPNEFKKSETSNFYEAIKISSERLNRTMQKIVLMENIKDNQFEVANGDFSEVKSTFKNVIKNLSLNYTGLEKRVVSKFVTSELEISKKNLDFILFELLDNALKFSPKNKKVTIDGNLYNTDYYEIRIFDFGVGFKEDELKMIDAAVQFNRDEKEQKGLGLGLYLSKSIIKKSNGIISILPRENEGTKINILLPIKKYI, encoded by the coding sequence ATGAATAAAAATAGAATACTAATTATTGATGATGAGTTAAATATTAGAGAAACTATAAATGAGCTACTAATTCTTAAAAATTATGATACAAGAACTGCTATAAACGGACAAATTGGACTTGATATTTTAGAAAACTGGACGCCCGACCTAATTATATGCGACATAATGATGCCTGTAATGGATGGATATTCTTTCCAAAAAATCGTTCATGACGACAAACTATTAAGTAGTATACCTTTTATATTTTTGACCGCTAAAAATGAGAACAATTTAATGCGTAAATGTTTAATTAATGGAGCTGACGACTTTTTAACAAAACCTTTTAAAACAGGTGACTTGTTGAAAACAATAGAAACAAAAATAGACAAATTCAAAAAAATTAAAAATACAACTAATCTATACATTGGTAATAAAAACCATTTTTCACATGAAATAAATACTCCTTTAAACAGTATTATAGGCTCAATTGATTTACTTATCAAATATCCTAATGAATTTAAAAAAAGTGAAACATCTAATTTTTACGAAGCCATTAAAATATCTAGTGAGCGTTTGAATAGAACCATGCAAAAAATCGTTCTTATGGAGAACATAAAAGACAATCAATTTGAAGTAGCAAATGGAGACTTTTCAGAAGTTAAAAGTACTTTCAAAAATGTTATAAAAAATTTATCTCTGAATTATACAGGACTAGAAAAAAGAGTAGTATCAAAATTTGTAACATCCGAATTAGAAATCAGTAAAAAGAATCTAGATTTTATTTTATTTGAATTATTAGACAATGCATTAAAATTCTCTCCAAAAAACAAAAAAGTAACTATTGACGGAAATCTTTATAATACAGATTATTATGAAATACGAATATTTGATTTCGGAGTTGGATTCAAGGAAGATGAGCTAAAAATGATTGATGCCGCGGTACAGTTTAATCGAGATGAAAAAGAACAAAAAGGATTAGGCTTAGGACTTTATCTAAGTAAATCTATCATAAAGAAATCGAATGGAATAATAAGTATTTTACCCCGAGAAAATGAAGGGACTAAAATTAATATTTTACTACCTATCAAGAAGTATATCTAA